From a single Litorilinea aerophila genomic region:
- a CDS encoding methyltransferase domain-containing protein, with protein sequence MFEGSGAGAQVNPPVMDYEGSPYRTEFWEGQGREYEDAVERLALQALLPSSGGRLVEVGAGFGRLADLYLGYDQVILFDYSRTLLQEAVRRWGHDPRFLFVAGNLYQLPLASGVADALVMVRVMHHLADVPRALAQIYRVLHRESVAVLEYANKRHLKALLRWLTGRQRWSPMDPSPVEFVKLNFDFHPAWMWEQFARARLVPARQLAVSHFRVPWLKRWVPARSLARLDRLLFTVGGRYPLSPSVFVQVRPQGAEAPRYAGVQAVNDLLACPFCGMEGNFVLTQEDRLFCRSCGTGYARRDGIWDFKEPVDSL encoded by the coding sequence GTGTTTGAGGGATCGGGCGCCGGGGCCCAGGTCAATCCCCCCGTGATGGATTATGAGGGCAGCCCCTATCGGACTGAGTTTTGGGAAGGCCAGGGGCGGGAATACGAGGACGCGGTTGAGCGCCTCGCCCTCCAGGCCCTCCTACCATCGTCGGGTGGCCGGTTGGTGGAGGTGGGGGCCGGGTTTGGCCGGCTTGCGGACCTCTACCTGGGCTATGACCAGGTGATCCTGTTCGATTACAGCCGTACCTTGCTACAGGAGGCGGTTCGGCGGTGGGGACACGATCCCCGCTTTCTCTTCGTGGCCGGCAACCTGTACCAGCTGCCGCTGGCCAGCGGGGTGGCTGATGCCCTGGTGATGGTTCGGGTCATGCACCACCTGGCCGATGTGCCCCGTGCCCTGGCCCAGATTTACCGGGTACTCCATCGGGAGAGTGTGGCCGTCCTGGAGTATGCCAACAAGCGTCATCTGAAGGCCCTGTTGCGCTGGCTGACCGGCCGACAGCGCTGGTCACCCATGGACCCCAGCCCGGTGGAGTTTGTAAAGCTGAATTTCGACTTTCATCCTGCCTGGATGTGGGAGCAATTTGCGCGCGCCCGGCTGGTTCCGGCGCGTCAGCTGGCTGTCTCCCATTTCCGGGTTCCCTGGCTCAAACGCTGGGTGCCTGCCAGGTCCCTGGCCCGTCTGGATCGGCTGCTTTTTACCGTAGGTGGGCGTTATCCCCTGTCGCCCAGTGTCTTCGTCCAGGTGCGTCCCCAGGGGGCCGAAGCCCCCCGGTATGCTGGCGTCCAGGCCGTCAACGACCTCCTGGCCTGCCCATTCTGTGGCATGGAAGGGAACTTTGTCCTGACCCAGGAGGATCGCCTTTTCTGCCGTTCCTGTGGAACCGGCTATGCCCGGCGGGATGGCATCTGGGATTTCAAGGAGCCGGTAGATTCTCTTTAG
- the rpoD gene encoding RNA polymerase sigma factor RpoD: MAEAGEELSALSPEAALEYLLNLGRTQGYVTYDDVLQVMPEAENNMDQLEDIFAALFEQGIEVGQAREDEPDDLSDGDGDAGEDDAFDLSQIEIDDSISLYLKEIGRVPLLTAEEEVALAKRMEKGREARKALAQGVDDWEERERLLWYVRDGQAAQEHLIKANSRLVVSVAKKYVGRGVPFLDLIQEGNIGLIRAVKKFDYRRGYKFSTYATWWIRQAVTRAIADQGRTIRVPVHMYEQINRLTRTSRQLVQELGRDPTTEEIADELGVTPRKVEHIMRVSQRPLSLEMPVGEEEDSYLGDFIEDEDADAPGEAAGQQLLREVIDEIFQSLTPREVRILQLRFGLVDGYCYTLEEVGKKFGVTRERIRQIEAQALSRLRHPSRSRKLRDYL, translated from the coding sequence GTGGCGGAGGCCGGTGAGGAGCTTTCTGCGCTCAGCCCCGAGGCAGCCCTGGAGTATTTGCTCAATCTGGGGCGCACCCAGGGATACGTCACCTATGACGATGTCCTGCAGGTCATGCCCGAGGCCGAGAACAACATGGATCAGCTGGAGGATATCTTCGCGGCCCTCTTTGAGCAGGGGATCGAAGTGGGTCAGGCGCGCGAGGATGAGCCGGACGACCTGAGCGATGGCGATGGCGATGCCGGTGAGGATGACGCGTTTGACCTGAGCCAGATCGAGATCGACGATTCCATCAGCCTCTACCTCAAGGAGATTGGCCGGGTCCCCCTGCTCACCGCGGAGGAAGAAGTGGCCCTGGCCAAGCGCATGGAAAAGGGCCGGGAGGCACGCAAGGCCCTGGCCCAGGGCGTCGACGACTGGGAGGAGCGGGAGCGGCTGCTCTGGTATGTCCGGGATGGGCAGGCGGCCCAGGAGCACCTGATCAAGGCCAACAGCCGTCTGGTGGTCAGCGTGGCCAAGAAATATGTGGGCCGTGGTGTCCCCTTCCTGGACCTGATCCAGGAGGGCAACATCGGCCTCATCCGGGCGGTCAAGAAGTTCGACTATCGCCGGGGCTATAAGTTCAGCACCTATGCCACCTGGTGGATCCGCCAGGCGGTAACCCGGGCCATCGCCGATCAGGGGCGCACCATCCGGGTGCCGGTACACATGTACGAGCAGATCAACCGTCTGACCCGTACCAGCCGGCAGCTGGTCCAGGAGCTGGGCCGGGATCCTACCACTGAGGAGATCGCCGACGAGCTGGGTGTGACGCCCCGCAAGGTGGAACACATCATGCGGGTGAGCCAGCGCCCCTTGAGCCTGGAGATGCCCGTGGGTGAGGAAGAGGACAGCTATCTGGGCGACTTCATTGAGGATGAGGACGCCGATGCGCCCGGCGAGGCTGCCGGCCAGCAGCTCCTGCGGGAGGTGATCGACGAAATCTTCCAGAGCCTCACCCCCCGGGAGGTGCGCATCCTCCAGCTTCGCTTCGGCCTGGTGGATGGCTACTGCTACACCCTGGAAGAGGTGGGTAAGAAGTTCGGTGTCACCCGAGAGCGCATCCGCCAGATTGAAGCCCAGGCCTTGAGCCGGCTGCGCCATCCCAGCCGCAGCCGCAAACTGCGGGACTATCTCTAA
- a CDS encoding alpha-ketoacid dehydrogenase subunit alpha/beta yields MTKAITIDPAEVRKPGVLRAPEIPINAYVSDPKAEAEKYGSENLVRMYRDMVFIREFETMLDRIKREGNYHGIEYNHRGPAHLSIGQESAAVGQCYHLTPDDFIFGSHRSHGEILAKSFSAIQKLDEVELLSIMESYMGGAALRVVEGLGNGHGDVRDLAINYVLYGAMAEIFGRENGFNKGMGGSMHAFFPPFGVMPNNAIVGGSADIATGAALFKRINRRPGIVIANIGDASMGCGPVWEAMMLAAMDQYRTLWDPEIGGAPPMLFNFVNNFYGMGGQPKGETMGFEILARVGLGVNPEAMHAERIDGYNPLAVADAIERKRKILEEGRGPVLLDTVTYRFSGHSPSDASAYRTKEEIDLWMQQDALQGFRHYLLEYGHADEGQLDAYHEEIVERLVHILPAAISDEISPRISVQSDAIGELMFSNQVRDRLAEGTPEVLLPKEETRLKVLQAKSRFGLDENGRPLPKLRCLTYAEALFEAMIHRFYEDPTMIAFGEENRDWGGAFGVYRGLTECLPYHRLFNTPISEAAIVGAAVGYAISGGRVVAELMYCDFMGRAGDEIFNQMAKWQGMSGGLLTMPMVLRVSVGSKYGAQHSQDWSSLVAHIPGLKVMFPATPYDAKGMLNLALRGTDPVVFFESQRLYPEPEILVPGGVPVEYYEVEMGEPAIRREGTDLTIVTIGATLYRALEAADELAERYDLSAEVIDARFINPLNYEKIVDSVKKTGKVVLASDACERGSFLHTMASNISQLAFDYLDGPVAVVGARNWITPPAELEEAFFPQKEWIIDTIHERILPLPGHQVTTAQATAEILRRNRLGI; encoded by the coding sequence ATGACCAAAGCAATTACCATTGATCCGGCCGAAGTGCGTAAACCAGGCGTCCTCCGTGCACCGGAGATACCGATCAACGCCTACGTGTCCGACCCCAAAGCTGAGGCCGAGAAGTATGGCTCTGAAAACCTGGTACGCATGTACCGGGACATGGTCTTCATCCGCGAGTTCGAGACCATGTTGGATCGCATCAAACGGGAAGGCAACTACCACGGCATCGAGTACAATCACCGGGGGCCTGCCCACCTATCCATCGGCCAGGAGTCGGCGGCGGTTGGCCAATGCTACCACCTCACGCCGGACGATTTCATCTTTGGTTCCCATCGCAGCCATGGGGAGATCCTGGCCAAGAGCTTCTCGGCCATCCAGAAGCTGGACGAGGTGGAGCTGCTGAGCATCATGGAGTCGTACATGGGCGGCGCCGCCCTGCGGGTGGTGGAGGGCCTGGGCAACGGCCACGGCGATGTCAGGGATTTGGCCATCAACTACGTCCTCTACGGCGCCATGGCCGAGATCTTCGGCCGGGAAAACGGCTTCAACAAGGGGATGGGCGGCTCCATGCACGCCTTTTTCCCACCCTTCGGCGTGATGCCCAATAACGCCATCGTAGGCGGTTCGGCCGACATCGCCACCGGCGCCGCCCTCTTCAAGCGCATCAACCGGCGCCCCGGCATCGTGATCGCCAACATCGGGGACGCCTCCATGGGCTGTGGGCCCGTCTGGGAGGCCATGATGCTGGCGGCCATGGACCAGTATCGTACCCTGTGGGATCCGGAAATCGGGGGTGCGCCGCCCATGCTCTTCAACTTTGTCAACAACTTCTACGGCATGGGTGGCCAGCCCAAGGGCGAAACCATGGGCTTTGAAATCCTGGCCCGGGTGGGCCTGGGCGTCAACCCGGAAGCCATGCACGCCGAACGGATCGACGGCTACAATCCGCTGGCTGTGGCCGACGCCATCGAGCGCAAGCGCAAGATCCTGGAGGAAGGGCGTGGCCCGGTGCTGTTGGATACGGTCACCTACCGTTTCTCCGGCCATTCTCCTTCAGATGCCTCCGCGTACCGTACCAAGGAAGAGATCGATCTCTGGATGCAGCAGGACGCGCTTCAGGGCTTTCGGCACTACCTGTTGGAGTATGGCCACGCCGACGAGGGCCAGCTGGATGCCTACCACGAAGAGATCGTGGAACGGCTGGTGCACATCCTGCCAGCGGCCATTTCGGACGAGATTTCTCCCCGCATCAGCGTACAAAGTGACGCTATCGGCGAGCTCATGTTCTCGAACCAGGTGCGGGACCGGTTGGCAGAGGGCACACCGGAGGTACTGCTGCCCAAGGAGGAGACCCGGCTCAAGGTGTTGCAGGCCAAAAGCCGTTTTGGCCTGGATGAGAACGGCCGGCCCCTGCCCAAGCTGCGCTGCCTCACCTACGCTGAAGCCCTCTTCGAGGCCATGATCCACCGCTTCTACGAGGACCCCACCATGATCGCCTTTGGCGAGGAAAACCGGGATTGGGGCGGCGCCTTTGGCGTGTACCGGGGCCTGACCGAATGTCTGCCCTACCATCGTCTCTTCAACACCCCCATCTCTGAGGCGGCTATCGTGGGGGCAGCGGTGGGCTATGCCATCAGCGGCGGCCGGGTGGTGGCCGAGCTCATGTACTGTGACTTCATGGGGCGGGCTGGCGATGAGATCTTCAACCAGATGGCCAAATGGCAGGGCATGTCCGGTGGGCTGCTGACCATGCCCATGGTGCTGCGGGTCTCGGTGGGCTCCAAATATGGCGCCCAGCACTCCCAGGATTGGAGCTCCCTGGTGGCCCACATTCCAGGGCTCAAGGTCATGTTCCCGGCTACCCCGTACGACGCCAAGGGCATGTTAAACCTGGCCCTGCGAGGCACCGATCCGGTGGTCTTCTTCGAGAGCCAGCGCCTCTACCCGGAGCCGGAAATCCTGGTGCCGGGCGGTGTACCGGTGGAGTATTACGAGGTGGAGATGGGTGAGCCGGCCATCCGGCGAGAGGGTACCGACCTCACCATTGTGACCATCGGCGCTACCCTCTACCGGGCCCTGGAGGCGGCCGATGAGCTGGCCGAGCGCTACGATCTCTCAGCGGAGGTGATTGACGCCCGCTTCATCAATCCGTTGAACTACGAGAAAATCGTGGACTCGGTCAAGAAGACGGGGAAGGTGGTGCTGGCCTCTGACGCCTGTGAACGGGGATCGTTCCTGCACACCATGGCCTCCAACATCAGCCAACTGGCCTTTGACTATCTGGATGGGCCGGTGGCTGTGGTGGGCGCCCGGAATTGGATCACGCCGCCGGCCGAGCTGGAGGAAGCTTTCTTTCCCCAGAAGGAGTGGATCATCGACACCATCCACGAGCGCATCCTGCCCCTGCCCGGCCACCAGGTCACCACGGCCCAGGCCACGGCGGAAATCCTCCGGCGCAACCGGCTGGGCATCTGA